From Astyanax mexicanus isolate ESR-SI-001 chromosome 13, AstMex3_surface, whole genome shotgun sequence, the proteins below share one genomic window:
- the stk35 gene encoding serine/threonine-protein kinase 35, with protein MELRNGIHREVRTVQQQQQQQQRRGCKRARPAENPPKAGVCKVLRPLLLEDNDGEAVRAEDGGGCFSFFKSAKPGHFGVPPAAPRYSLLREVGRGSYGVVYEAVARRSGARVAVKKLRCDAPEKVELALAEFWALASLEKKHENVVQLEECVLERNGMAQKMSHGNKRSKQYLRLVETSLKGERILGYPEEPCYLWFVMEFCEGGDLNQYILSRRPDPKTNRSFMKQLTSAVAFLHKNNIVHRDLKPDNILISQKSGSPVIKVADFGLSKVCAGLGCEAQVGEDQVNKNVNVNKFWLSSACGSDFYMAPEVWEGHYTAKADIFALGIIIWAMIERITFIDAESKRELLGTYVRQGSEIVPVGEALLENPKMVLSIPQKPRSPMSDEIRKLLQDMLAVNPQDRPDAFQLEFRMDQVTCAA; from the exons ATGGAGCTCCGCAACGGGATCCACAGGGAAGTGAggaccgtgcagcagcagcagcagcagcagcagcggcggggCTGCAAGCGAGCGCGGCCGGCCGAGAATCCGCCCAAAGCCGGCGTGTGCAAAGTGCTGAGGCCGCTGCTTCTGGAGGACAATGATGGAGAGGCTGTGCGAGCGGAGGACGGCGGCGGCTGTTTCTCCTTTTTTAAGAGCGCGAAACCTGGACACTTTGGGGTTCCTCCAGCGGCGCCCAGGTACAGCCTGCTGCGGGAGGTGGGTCGGGGGAGCTACGGCGTGGTGTACGAGGCCGTAGCCCGCAGGTCTGGAGCTCGAGTGGCGGTTAAAAAACTGCGCTGCGACGCTCCGGAGAAAGTGGAGCTCGCCCTGGCCGAGTTCTGGGCCCTGGCCAGCCTGGAGAAGAAGCACGAGAACGTGGTGCAGCTGGAGGAGTGTGTGCTGGAGAGGAACGGCATGGCACAGAAAATGAGCCACGGAAACAAACGGTCCAAGCAGTATTTACGTTTAGTGGAGACTTCGCTGAAAG GTGAGCGCATTCTGGGTTATCCAGAGGAGCCATGTTACCTCTGGTTCGTCATGGAGTTCTGTGAAGGTGGTGACCTGAACCAGTACATCCTGTCTCGACGGCCTGACCCAAAAACCAATCGGAGCTTCATGAAGCAGCTCACCAGTGCTGTGGCCTTCCTCCATAAGAACAACATTGTCCACCGTGACCTCAAACCAGACAACATCCTCATCTCGCAGAAATCTGGCTCGCCCGTCATCAAAGTGGCTGACTTTGGCCTTAGCAAGGTATGTGCTGGCCTGGGCTGTGAGGCGCAAGTGGGTGAAGACCAGGTCAACAAAAACGTCAATGTAAACAAGTTCTGGTTGTCGTCGGCCTGTGGCTCAGACTTCTATATGGCTCCTGAAGTGTGGGAGGGACACTACACGGCCAAAGCTGACATTTTTGCACTTGGTATCATTATCTGGGCCATGATAGAGAGGATCACATTTATTGATGCCGAATCGAAACGTGAGCTTCTTGGCACGTACGTCAGGCAAGGCAGCGAGATCGTCCCCGTCGGGGAAGCACTGCTAGAGAACCCCAAGATGGTGCTCAGCATCCCACAGAAGCCACGGAGCCCCATGTCGGATGAGATTAGAAAGCTCCTGCAGGACATGCTGGCTGTAAACCCGCAGGACCGACCGGATGCCTTCCAGCTTGAGTTCAGAATGGACCAAGTCACGTGTGCTGCGTGA